One genomic window of Sphingobacterium oryzagri includes the following:
- a CDS encoding sugar porter family MFS transporter, which translates to MSPNNKRVYYYSLIASLGGLLFGFDIAIFSGAIPFIQPDLSLSPSQLGWVASSLYIGCAVGTLLFGKIAEKLGRKKSLLLVAIIFGASSIAMGLSNHKDTVVIWRIIAGFSVGGASVLSPLYIAEISPRNIRGKMVSINQLAVVIGILFAYITNYFLSFTELNWRLMFMSGALPAVLFLIFLPFLPESPKWLIFNGKKEQGLKILSRIIPPAQIQEEVAFIEGQQHSGKTSYSISAIVKQGFGFLLIVAIVIAVCQQFSGANAVLFYAPIIFDKAGMNVGDQLFLQILIGAINLISTLISMQFVDKIGRKRLLLIGSLGMSILLCLIGLSFSGDFFPSYLLSGFVIAFIGVYAATLAPVTWIIITEIFPIQIRETSVAIASAFLWVACFSLTYLFPVIINTFSSVQTFLLFAGICFAYFLFTLFAVPETKNNRV; encoded by the coding sequence ATGAGTCCAAACAATAAAAGAGTATATTATTACAGTTTAATCGCATCGCTGGGCGGTCTTCTCTTCGGCTTTGATATCGCTATCTTTTCTGGGGCCATTCCATTTATTCAGCCAGATCTTTCGCTCAGCCCGTCACAGTTGGGATGGGTTGCCAGCAGTTTGTACATCGGTTGCGCCGTAGGAACATTGCTTTTTGGTAAAATAGCTGAAAAACTAGGCCGAAAAAAATCACTTCTGTTGGTCGCGATCATTTTCGGCGCATCTTCTATCGCGATGGGGTTATCCAATCATAAAGATACGGTAGTCATCTGGCGCATCATCGCCGGCTTTAGTGTAGGCGGCGCTTCGGTGCTTTCGCCGCTGTACATCGCTGAGATCAGTCCGAGAAATATCCGCGGAAAAATGGTATCCATTAATCAGCTTGCGGTGGTCATCGGTATACTATTCGCTTACATCACCAATTATTTTCTCTCTTTTACTGAGCTGAACTGGCGATTGATGTTTATGAGTGGAGCGCTACCCGCTGTGCTATTCCTCATATTTTTACCGTTTTTGCCCGAAAGTCCGAAATGGCTTATTTTTAATGGTAAAAAGGAACAGGGTTTAAAAATCCTATCCCGAATTATCCCGCCTGCGCAAATTCAGGAAGAAGTCGCGTTTATCGAAGGGCAACAACACAGCGGTAAAACTTCATACTCTATTTCCGCAATAGTTAAGCAAGGCTTCGGCTTTTTGCTGATTGTCGCTATTGTAATAGCCGTATGCCAGCAATTCTCGGGTGCAAATGCGGTGTTGTTCTATGCACCGATCATCTTCGATAAAGCAGGTATGAACGTTGGTGACCAACTTTTTTTACAAATACTTATTGGAGCAATCAACTTGATATCGACCTTGATTTCTATGCAATTTGTAGACAAAATTGGGCGAAAAAGATTATTGTTGATCGGCTCACTCGGCATGTCCATTTTGCTATGCTTAATCGGGCTTTCCTTCAGTGGCGATTTCTTCCCTAGCTATTTGCTTAGTGGCTTTGTCATCGCCTTTATCGGCGTATACGCGGCTACCTTGGCGCCCGTTACCTGGATCATCATTACCGAAATTTTCCCAATCCAAATTCGGGAAACTTCCGTCGCCATTGCTTCTGCATTTTTATGGGTGGCCTGCTTTAGCTTAACGTATTTATTTCCGGTGATTATCAATACATTCTCTAGCGTCCAAACCTTCCTTCTTTTTGCTGGAATTTGCTTTGCGTACTTTTTATTCACGTTATTTGCCGTGCCAGAAACAAAGAACAACCGGGTCTAA
- a CDS encoding NAD(P)-dependent alcohol dehydrogenase yields the protein MQKKMKVAVMNGVGQMGFEERDVPTPLDHEVLVKLEYVGICGSDMHYYEQGRIGNYVVEPPFVLGHEPGGTVVAVGAEVTHLKVGDHVALEPGKTCGQCEFCREGRYNLCPEVIFFATPPVDGVFQEYVAHQADLCFKLPDTVSTLEGALIEPLAVGFHAANQASAAIGKTAVVFGSGCIGLVSMMALKAEGVDTVFVVDVMQKRLEKALELGATVVINAAEQNVLEEIAKLTGGIGVDIVIETAGTEITGQQSIQVAKKGANVVFVGYTASGMVNMPMSLAMDKEVTIKTVFRYRHIYPMAIEAVAAGKINLKGIVTDIFALDDIQKAMDNSVNDKANIVKSVVKIG from the coding sequence ATGCAGAAAAAAATGAAAGTTGCCGTCATGAATGGTGTCGGACAGATGGGGTTTGAAGAACGGGATGTGCCGACTCCATTGGATCATGAGGTGCTCGTTAAGCTCGAGTATGTAGGTATTTGCGGTTCAGATATGCACTATTACGAGCAGGGCCGAATAGGAAATTATGTTGTCGAACCACCGTTTGTGCTTGGGCATGAACCTGGCGGAACCGTAGTAGCTGTAGGCGCGGAGGTAACGCATTTAAAAGTAGGGGATCATGTAGCATTAGAACCTGGTAAAACCTGCGGACAGTGCGAATTTTGCCGCGAAGGGCGTTACAACCTATGTCCTGAAGTTATTTTTTTCGCTACACCGCCTGTAGACGGTGTTTTTCAGGAATATGTTGCGCACCAAGCCGATTTGTGCTTCAAGTTGCCTGATACGGTCAGCACGTTGGAAGGTGCATTGATCGAACCACTCGCCGTCGGCTTTCATGCGGCCAACCAGGCTAGTGCGGCTATCGGAAAGACGGCTGTTGTATTTGGTTCGGGATGCATCGGTTTAGTCAGCATGATGGCTTTGAAAGCCGAAGGCGTCGATACGGTTTTCGTCGTCGATGTTATGCAAAAACGGTTGGAGAAAGCTTTGGAACTCGGCGCTACCGTGGTAATCAATGCTGCGGAGCAAAACGTATTGGAGGAGATCGCGAAACTAACCGGCGGAATAGGCGTTGATATTGTTATTGAAACGGCTGGTACAGAAATAACCGGACAGCAATCTATACAGGTCGCAAAAAAAGGCGCTAACGTTGTTTTCGTCGGTTACACAGCTTCTGGAATGGTCAATATGCCGATGAGCCTCGCCATGGATAAAGAAGTCACAATAAAAACGGTATTCCGATACCGTCATATTTACCCTATGGCGATTGAGGCGGTAGCTGCTGGTAAGATAAATCTTAAAGGCATTGTCACCGACATATTTGCCCTGGACGATATCCAAAAGGCAATGGATAATAGCGTTAACGATAAAGCAAACATCGTGAAATCGGTTGTTAAGATCGGCTAA
- a CDS encoding glycoside-pentoside-hexuronide (GPH):cation symporter — translation MNQFVQKRKLPFVSKFAYGLGDVGCNFSWMFVSNFIMIFYTDVFQISMGAVAVLMLLSKAWGAITDPIVGGLSDKTQSKLGRYRPWLLYASPVAAVMLVLTFWAHPQWSETAKITYMAVTFCLLMLCYTSVNIPYGTMLGVMTQDIDERASLNTYRSVSAMTAIGIINIITIPLIGFFGGESSKDGYLWVAICYGAIFAICHLFCFSKTREVVEAPPKQELPLRVQLKAAARNKPYLLALIGQVLFGFVLYTRNADMLYYFTYVEGNAGLFAVYAIAIIVPSILGAGCFPLVFKWTQNKGRTAAIFAFGTGITMSMLFFFSPNSSAIAFYTFAILSQFLFSGFNTAIYAVIPDCVEYGEWRSGMRNDGFQYAFISLGNKIGLALGTALLAFALGASGYVANAVQNPVVIAVMKHSFSTIPGILWIIIGIAFLFYKLDKRTYNRIVEIIEHRKLQQEKSVDAFQVVALGELLIDFYQQELDGSTFRMKAGGAPHNVLAMLSNLGKRTVFIGKIGDDFLGDAIEKDFTRSGISRQALVKAAAFNTTLAFVKPKVYEKHEFVFYRKFSADIHLMPTDINLEVFFHAKVFHFGSMSLTHRESRNATKRAVGMAKYKRCFISFAPNYRPFAWNGKDPRKQMRYGCSVCDLLTVNEAELRLITGMENLAEGVKWLMQKYTISILILTSGIYGSKAFTRDSVVKQNAFAINSIDTAQAGDMFVAACLDYLLDNGFQPTEQQLQDMLQYASAAAALGTTNMAYTGVRPTRSQIADFLKIESKN, via the coding sequence ATGAACCAATTTGTTCAAAAAAGAAAACTGCCGTTTGTGAGTAAATTCGCTTACGGGCTGGGGGATGTAGGATGTAATTTTAGTTGGATGTTCGTGTCCAATTTTATCATGATCTTTTACACCGATGTATTTCAGATAAGTATGGGTGCCGTTGCGGTGCTTATGCTGCTTTCCAAAGCATGGGGTGCAATTACCGATCCTATTGTCGGCGGGCTGAGTGACAAAACACAAAGTAAACTTGGCAGGTATCGACCATGGTTGCTTTACGCATCACCCGTAGCAGCGGTCATGCTTGTCCTCACATTTTGGGCGCATCCGCAATGGAGCGAAACGGCGAAAATTACCTACATGGCCGTAACGTTCTGTTTGTTGATGTTGTGCTATACGAGCGTTAATATCCCGTATGGTACCATGTTGGGTGTTATGACACAAGACATTGATGAACGAGCCAGCCTCAACACGTATCGATCGGTAAGTGCCATGACGGCGATCGGTATCATTAACATCATCACGATTCCGTTGATCGGCTTTTTTGGAGGAGAAAGCAGTAAAGACGGCTATCTTTGGGTTGCCATTTGCTACGGCGCCATATTTGCGATTTGCCATCTTTTTTGTTTTTCCAAAACCCGCGAAGTGGTCGAGGCACCGCCAAAGCAGGAATTACCCCTCCGCGTACAGTTGAAAGCTGCCGCAAGAAATAAACCGTATTTGCTGGCGCTGATCGGACAAGTACTATTTGGCTTTGTGCTCTACACCAGAAATGCAGACATGCTCTACTATTTCACGTATGTAGAAGGCAATGCAGGACTTTTTGCAGTTTACGCTATTGCCATTATCGTCCCATCTATTCTTGGTGCGGGATGTTTTCCATTGGTGTTTAAATGGACACAAAATAAGGGTAGAACAGCCGCTATCTTTGCTTTTGGTACGGGAATTACGATGTCGATGCTGTTTTTTTTCAGCCCGAATAGCTCAGCAATCGCCTTTTATACGTTTGCCATCTTATCCCAGTTTCTTTTTTCAGGTTTTAATACCGCAATATACGCGGTCATCCCTGACTGTGTAGAGTATGGTGAGTGGCGCTCTGGCATGCGAAATGACGGATTTCAATACGCTTTTATTTCCTTAGGAAATAAGATCGGGCTGGCGCTGGGCACCGCGCTGTTAGCCTTCGCGCTCGGCGCGTCAGGTTATGTTGCAAACGCTGTTCAAAATCCTGTCGTTATCGCGGTGATGAAGCACTCCTTTAGTACAATACCTGGGATACTCTGGATTATCATCGGGATCGCTTTTCTTTTTTACAAACTTGACAAACGCACGTACAACCGTATCGTGGAAATTATCGAACATCGTAAACTACAGCAGGAAAAATCGGTAGATGCCTTTCAGGTAGTGGCACTCGGCGAATTGCTGATCGATTTCTATCAGCAGGAGCTTGACGGATCGACATTTCGTATGAAAGCGGGTGGTGCGCCGCATAACGTGCTTGCTATGCTTTCCAATCTCGGTAAGCGTACCGTTTTCATTGGTAAAATTGGTGATGATTTCCTTGGCGATGCGATCGAAAAGGATTTTACACGAAGCGGCATTTCAAGGCAGGCGCTGGTGAAAGCTGCCGCTTTTAATACTACGCTGGCTTTTGTAAAACCAAAGGTTTACGAAAAACACGAATTTGTTTTTTATCGGAAGTTTAGCGCCGATATCCATCTTATGCCAACCGATATTAATCTGGAAGTTTTTTTCCATGCGAAGGTTTTCCACTTTGGCTCTATGTCGTTGACCCATCGTGAGAGTCGAAACGCGACCAAAAGAGCCGTCGGTATGGCGAAGTATAAGCGATGCTTTATTTCCTTTGCGCCCAATTATCGTCCGTTTGCCTGGAATGGAAAAGACCCACGAAAGCAGATGCGTTACGGGTGCTCGGTGTGCGATTTGTTAACGGTCAACGAAGCTGAATTAAGACTGATCACAGGCATGGAAAATCTAGCGGAAGGCGTAAAATGGTTGATGCAAAAATATACTATTTCTATACTCATTCTTACTTCCGGAATCTACGGAAGTAAAGCCTTCACGCGTGATAGCGTGGTGAAGCAAAATGCTTTTGCAATAAACAGTATAGATACGGCTCAAGCCGGTGATATGTTTGTAGCAGCTTGTCTGGATTATCTGCTGGATAATGGCTTTCAACCTACGGAGCAGCAACTGCAGGATATGCTGCAATATGCCAGTGCTGCCGCGGCTTTGGGAACAACGAATATGGCTTACACGGGTGTGAGACCCACGCGGAGTCAGATCGCTGATTTTCTGAAAATTGAATCAAAAAATTAA
- a CDS encoding LacI family DNA-binding transcriptional regulator, producing MKYITIIDLARRLNLSKSTVSRALAGDGNVSKETQDRVRELAQQLGYTRNDMAVNLRQKQTKSIGIIIPEIVTPFFMHVVSEVQRELNGRHGYRVLLAQSNENSDIELANLRMMEEFRVDGILLSVCSSRNNIPEYLRLKEKGMALVFFDRIVPQFSASKIEINEYAKSVLLVEHLIEQGRKKIVHIAGPEYIYNSTERLRGYKKALAKNGIAYDPTYVIPCDLAAEAAAAKITYLLDNNIDFDAVFCFTETQALGVKKLLSKQKIAIPDQVAIACMSGTTLSTLVHPTLTSVEQPVDQIASAAIQLLLEKIENPTAEDRTIVVDAQIKIRESSAVD from the coding sequence ATGAAATATATCACCATCATTGATCTGGCGAGGCGCCTTAACCTCTCCAAGTCGACCGTTTCCCGGGCCTTGGCGGGCGATGGCAATGTAAGTAAAGAAACACAAGATCGCGTGCGTGAACTGGCTCAACAATTGGGGTATACGCGCAACGACATGGCCGTTAATCTTCGACAGAAGCAGACCAAAAGCATAGGCATCATCATTCCCGAAATTGTCACGCCATTTTTCATGCATGTTGTTAGCGAGGTGCAAAGGGAGCTGAATGGCAGGCACGGTTACCGGGTGTTGCTAGCGCAATCAAATGAAAACTCCGACATCGAACTGGCCAATCTACGCATGATGGAAGAGTTTCGGGTAGACGGAATTTTACTTAGCGTCTGTAGCAGCCGAAATAACATCCCCGAATACCTTCGTTTGAAAGAAAAAGGTATGGCGCTTGTTTTTTTCGACCGCATTGTACCTCAGTTTTCGGCTTCCAAAATTGAGATCAATGAATATGCAAAGTCTGTGCTATTGGTCGAACACCTGATAGAGCAGGGACGAAAAAAAATCGTACATATTGCGGGGCCGGAATATATTTATAATAGCACAGAGCGATTACGAGGCTATAAAAAGGCTTTGGCGAAAAATGGAATAGCATATGATCCGACATACGTTATTCCCTGCGATTTAGCGGCAGAGGCTGCAGCGGCCAAAATAACGTACTTGTTGGATAATAATATTGACTTTGATGCTGTATTTTGTTTTACTGAAACACAGGCGCTGGGCGTGAAAAAGTTACTGAGTAAACAAAAAATAGCTATTCCCGATCAAGTAGCGATAGCGTGTATGTCGGGTACGACACTATCCACGTTGGTTCACCCCACCCTGACATCGGTAGAGCAACCTGTCGATCAAATAGCCAGCGCTGCCATTCAGCTGCTGTTAGAAAAAATCGAGAATCCCACGGCAGAAGACAGAACGATAGTCGTTGATGCGCAAATCAAGATTCGCGAGTCGTCCGCAGTCGACTAA
- a CDS encoding carbohydrate kinase family protein codes for MILKQPYVVCYGEILWDVFPQGSKAGGAPFNVAYNLSRMGFDVNMISRIGDDERGSALIHKIEDWGLNTANIQVDLEKPTSTVQATFDENNEASYEIINDVAWDRIALLPEHPELVSQAEAFIFGSLCARNPISRSTLFSLLEHAKFRVFDVNFRPPFVDPSLILEILYKTDLLKTNKAELKEMLTFVGKNYSNEDDAARYVQDHFDIPELLLTKGSKGAKYYRAGKIYQQDAFSVEIADTVGSGDAFLAGFLSKRLKQADPEVVLKQAIALGAFITARIGGTPDYNYQQFTVFRDESDIKPAK; via the coding sequence ATGATATTAAAACAACCTTATGTAGTATGCTATGGCGAAATACTGTGGGACGTATTTCCGCAAGGATCAAAAGCAGGCGGCGCACCTTTCAACGTGGCCTATAATCTTTCGCGCATGGGATTTGATGTGAACATGATCAGCCGGATTGGAGACGATGAACGCGGCAGCGCGCTCATTCATAAGATTGAAGATTGGGGGCTAAACACGGCAAACATTCAGGTAGATCTTGAAAAACCGACAAGTACCGTGCAGGCGACTTTTGACGAAAATAACGAAGCCAGCTACGAAATCATTAACGACGTTGCCTGGGATCGTATCGCGCTTCTTCCAGAGCATCCTGAACTTGTTTCGCAAGCCGAAGCCTTTATCTTCGGTAGTTTATGTGCGCGAAACCCGATCAGCAGATCGACACTTTTTTCCCTGTTGGAGCACGCTAAGTTTCGCGTTTTCGATGTCAATTTCAGGCCGCCCTTCGTGGATCCATCACTTATCCTGGAGATACTCTACAAAACGGATTTGCTGAAAACCAATAAAGCAGAACTTAAGGAGATGCTGACATTTGTCGGTAAAAACTACAGTAATGAAGACGATGCGGCGCGCTACGTTCAGGATCATTTTGATATCCCGGAGCTACTGCTAACCAAAGGCAGCAAAGGCGCAAAATACTACCGCGCCGGTAAAATTTATCAACAAGATGCTTTTTCGGTAGAGATTGCAGATACAGTGGGTAGTGGCGATGCCTTTTTAGCTGGATTTCTCTCCAAACGGCTGAAGCAAGCCGATCCGGAAGTCGTATTGAAGCAGGCTATCGCACTAGGCGCTTTCATTACCGCTAGAATTGGTGGTACGCCTGACTACAACTACCAGCAGTTTACCGTCTTTCGAGATGAAAGCGATATAAAGCCTGCAAAATAG